CAGGCTGCGCTGCTCCCACCCCGCGTCCCACAGGGCGCCCAGGTGCCCCACCGACAGCAGCGACAGGCTCGCCACGCGCTCGGGCGCGGTCATGGCCAGCCGCTGGACGATCCCCGACCCCCAGTCGTGCCCGACCAGGTGGACCCGCCCGACGTCCAGCCGGTCGAGCAGCTCCAGCAGGTCACCGGCCGAGCGGGCCGGGGCGTACGCCGCGGTGTCCGCGGGCCGGTCCGAGCCGCCGAAGCCGCGCAGGTCCGGGGCGATCACGCGGTACCCGGCGGCGGCCAGCGCCGGCACCTGGTGGCGCCAGCAGGCGTGCGTGTCCGGGAAGCCGTGCACCAGCAGTACCGCCGGGGCCCGGCCGCCGCCCTCCCGGACCTCCACCTCCAGGGCCACCTCGGTGAGTTCGACGCGCATCGACAGTCCTCCGCTCTCGGCCATCACACCTCGGGACGGTCAGTCTGTCACTCCGTCAGAACGGGTACCAGCGCACCTCGGGGTCGCCGTCCCGCAGCGACGCCACCCGGCGGCGGAACTCGGCCAGCGCCGCCGGGTTCACCGGGGCGTGCTGGGCCACCCAGGCGCAACTGGCCGTCTCCCGCGCCCCGCGCAGCACCGCGCACCCCTCCCACTCGCGCACGTCCCAGCCGTACGCGGCGGTGAACGCGTCGTACGCCGCCGGGTCCAGTCCGTACCGGTCGCGGGCCAGCGCGAGCACCACCAGGTCGTGCTCGCGCAGATCCGCCGAGAACGTCTCCAGGTCGACGAGGACCGGACCGTCCGGGCCCACGTGCGCGTTTCGGGGGAGCGCGTCACCGTGGATCGGCCCCGGGGCGAGCCGCGGGACGAGACCGGCGGCCGCCGCGGCGAACCCGTCCCTCCGCTCCCGCAGGAAGGCGGCGTCCTCCGGGTCGACCGCGTCCCCGGCCAGCCGCAGCCAGCGCTCCACCCCACCGAGCAACTCCCTGCGCGGCAGCGGGAAGGGCGGCGCCGGCAGCTCGTGCACCCACCGCAGCAGCGGGGCGAGGTCACGGGGCTCGGCCGGACGGACCGCGTCGGGCAGCCGGTGCCACACGGTCACCGGGTGGCCGTCCACCAGCAGCGCGTCGGCCTCCGCCGCCCGCACCGCCGGGACGCCCGCCTCCGCCAGCCACGAGGCGACGGCCACCTCACGCCGCGCCCGGTCCAGCAGCTCGGCGTCACGGCCCACCTTCACGA
This portion of the Streptomyces changanensis genome encodes:
- a CDS encoding alpha/beta fold hydrolase, whose translation is MAESGGLSMRVELTEVALEVEVREGGGRAPAVLLVHGFPDTHACWRHQVPALAAAGYRVIAPDLRGFGGSDRPADTAAYAPARSAGDLLELLDRLDVGRVHLVGHDWGSGIVQRLAMTAPERVASLSLLSVGHLGALWDAGWEQRSLSWYMLLFQHAGLAEEWLLRDGAAKAREFLAEHPDADEVLARLAEPGALTAALAVYRAGLPPEVLFGPEGPLPPLPGPVQGLWSSRDRFLTEASMAGTGKYVAGPWRYERIEGAGHWLQLDAAERVNALLLDFLAEHS
- a CDS encoding phosphotransferase enzyme family protein, which codes for MDEARARGILDAAGYAAGGGATLLSLGENAVFAVGGLVVKVGRDAELLDRARREVAVASWLAEAGVPAVRAAEADALLVDGHPVTVWHRLPDAVRPAEPRDLAPLLRWVHELPAPPFPLPRRELLGGVERWLRLAGDAVDPEDAAFLRERRDGFAAAAAGLVPRLAPGPIHGDALPRNAHVGPDGPVLVDLETFSADLREHDLVVLALARDRYGLDPAAYDAFTAAYGWDVREWEGCAVLRGARETASCAWVAQHAPVNPAALAEFRRRVASLRDGDPEVRWYPF